A single genomic interval of Zingiber officinale cultivar Zhangliang chromosome 4A, Zo_v1.1, whole genome shotgun sequence harbors:
- the LOC121970457 gene encoding transcription factor bHLH81-like isoform X1, with protein sequence MMHRTTSKEPQSELLRTQLHMSSGLSRFQSAPSAFLGDIFDELFPLPPETDTMFPRFSTTNLSDNHSSGSGQFRPPDSSELPSSRHNFISPSATPPTFSEHQIENIRNSSNLTRQVSSPAAALSSYLNADNVGYAMMSSSNSYRNKDLPSISCSQRQNSLMSQISEIGSKGSGHGSESETQMSLPKNFATDRFLQFEDAVPCRVRAKRGCATHPRSIAERVRRNKISERIKKLQELVPNMDKQTNTADMLDLAVVYIKNLQKQVKMLTEEQANCTCSSSKKRKYPSNGVAECCKI encoded by the exons ATGATGCACAGAACTACGTCGAAGGAACCCCAATCGGAACTCCTCCGCACACAACTACATATGAGCTCCGGCCTTTCCCGGTTCCAGTCAGCTCCGAGCGCGTTTCTCGGAGACATCTTCGACGAGTTGTTTCCTCTTCCGCCCGAGACTGATACCATGTTCCCCAGATTCTCGACCACAAACCTCTCAGATAATCACTCTTCGGGCAGCGGTCAGTTCCGGCCGCCAGATTCGTCGGAGTTGCCCAGCTCCCGTCATAACTTTATATCTCCCTCAGCTACGCCGCCGACGTTTTCTGAACATCAGATTGAAAACATCAGGAACTCGTCCAATCTCACTCGCCAAGTGAGCTCTCCTGCTGCCGCCTTATCTTCCTACTTGAATGCAGATAATG TAGGCTACGCTATGATGAGCAGTTCAAACAGTTACAGAAACAAGGATCTTCCTTCAATCAGTTGCTCACAGAGGCAAAACTCTCTCATGTCTCAGATTTCTGAGATCGGAAGCAAAGGAAGTGGCCATGGCAGTGAATCAGAGACTCAG ATGAGCTTGCCGAAGAACTTTGCAACTGACAGATTCCTACAGTTCGAGGATGCAGTTCCTTGCAGGGTTCGAGCTAAACGAGGTTGCGCTACTCACCCACGGAGCATCGCTGAGAGG GTGAGGAGGAATAAAATTAGTGAAAGAATTAAAAAGTTGCAGGAACTTGTTCCTAACATGGATAAG CAAACCAACACTGCCGATATGCTCGATTTAGCAGTCGTTTACATCAAAAATCTACAGAAACAAGTCAAG ATGCTTACAGAAGAGCAGGCAAACTGCACCTGCTCATCTAGCAAGAAGAGGAAGTACCCGAGCAATGGAGTGGCCGAGTGCTGTAAAATATGA
- the LOC121970457 gene encoding transcription factor bHLH80-like isoform X2, giving the protein MMHRTTSKEPQSELLRTQLHMSSGLSRFQSAPSAFLGDIFDELFPLPPETDTMFPRFSTTNLSDNHSSGSGQFRPPDSSELPSSRHNFISPSATPPTFSEHQIENIRNSSNLTRQVSSPAAALSSYLNADNGYAMMSSSNSYRNKDLPSISCSQRQNSLMSQISEIGSKGSGHGSESETQMSLPKNFATDRFLQFEDAVPCRVRAKRGCATHPRSIAERVRRNKISERIKKLQELVPNMDKQTNTADMLDLAVVYIKNLQKQVKMLTEEQANCTCSSSKKRKYPSNGVAECCKI; this is encoded by the exons ATGATGCACAGAACTACGTCGAAGGAACCCCAATCGGAACTCCTCCGCACACAACTACATATGAGCTCCGGCCTTTCCCGGTTCCAGTCAGCTCCGAGCGCGTTTCTCGGAGACATCTTCGACGAGTTGTTTCCTCTTCCGCCCGAGACTGATACCATGTTCCCCAGATTCTCGACCACAAACCTCTCAGATAATCACTCTTCGGGCAGCGGTCAGTTCCGGCCGCCAGATTCGTCGGAGTTGCCCAGCTCCCGTCATAACTTTATATCTCCCTCAGCTACGCCGCCGACGTTTTCTGAACATCAGATTGAAAACATCAGGAACTCGTCCAATCTCACTCGCCAAGTGAGCTCTCCTGCTGCCGCCTTATCTTCCTACTTGAATGCAGATAATG GCTACGCTATGATGAGCAGTTCAAACAGTTACAGAAACAAGGATCTTCCTTCAATCAGTTGCTCACAGAGGCAAAACTCTCTCATGTCTCAGATTTCTGAGATCGGAAGCAAAGGAAGTGGCCATGGCAGTGAATCAGAGACTCAG ATGAGCTTGCCGAAGAACTTTGCAACTGACAGATTCCTACAGTTCGAGGATGCAGTTCCTTGCAGGGTTCGAGCTAAACGAGGTTGCGCTACTCACCCACGGAGCATCGCTGAGAGG GTGAGGAGGAATAAAATTAGTGAAAGAATTAAAAAGTTGCAGGAACTTGTTCCTAACATGGATAAG CAAACCAACACTGCCGATATGCTCGATTTAGCAGTCGTTTACATCAAAAATCTACAGAAACAAGTCAAG ATGCTTACAGAAGAGCAGGCAAACTGCACCTGCTCATCTAGCAAGAAGAGGAAGTACCCGAGCAATGGAGTGGCCGAGTGCTGTAAAATATGA